A genomic window from Vitis riparia cultivar Riparia Gloire de Montpellier isolate 1030 chromosome 18, EGFV_Vit.rip_1.0, whole genome shotgun sequence includes:
- the LOC117907520 gene encoding uncharacterized protein LOC117907520 isoform X2 codes for MQGTRGMDAKRATANRRGPSRDRKMALQQDVDKLKKKLRHEENVHRALERAFNRPLGALPRLPPYLPPCTLELLAEVAILEEEVVRLEEQVVHFRQGLYQEAVYISSSKKNMESLADLYNPYLMRNSKKDQTKFLVQTVDNSATSATRDAPSPPADRRGKENQSYANSTKNNKRDPNYKAQKISTPVKRPPIEHGSAEKHLDSQKLQLENRVVDQENAETRTSLTPDERLSADDKPNKISEDILRCLFSIFLRMSTLKSRGTSENLPSLPSLASHGSGEETELQDPYGICSEFGKRDIGPYKHLFSIQASSINLNRTANSLFLVHRLKRLLGKLASVNLQGLTHQEKLAFWINTYNSCMMNAFLEHGIPGNPEMVVELMRKATINVGGHLLNAITIEHFILRLPYHIKYTFPKGAKNDEMTARSIYGLELSEPLVTFALSCGSWSSPAVRVYTASQVENELEVAKREYLQAAVGISTTKLFAIPKLLDWYLLDFAKDFESFLDWICLQLPSELGKEAIKCLERGNSEPLSQFVQVIPYEFSFRYLLHIK; via the exons ATGCAGGGCACCAGAGGAATGGATGCCAAGAGAGCAACCGCAAATAGACGAGGACCGAGCAGAGATAGAAAAATGGCCCTACAACAAGAT gtTGATAAGCTAAAGAAGAAGCTTAGACACGAAGAGAATGTCCACAGAGCTTTAGAGAGGGCCTTCAATAGACCTTTGGGAGCTCTACCTCGCCTTCCTCCTTATCTCCCTCCTTGT ACATTGGAGCTTCTTGCTGAAGTAGCTATTCTGGAAGAGGAGGTTGTTCGCCTTGAGGAACAAGTTGTGCACTTTAGACAAGGTTTGTATCAGGAAGCTGTTTACATTTCATCTTCCAAGAAGAACATGGAGAGTTTGGCTGATTTATATAATCCTTATCTGATGAGAAACTCCAAAAAGGATCAAACAAAGTTTTTAGTTCAAACTGTGGACAATTCAGCCACATCTGCAACCAGGGATGCGCCTTCTCCACCTG CTGACAGGCGGGGAAAAGAGAATCAGTCATATGCTAACTCTACAAAGAACAACAAGCGAGACCCAAATTATAAAGCCCAAAAAATATCAACTCCAGTGAAAAGACCTCCAATAGAGCATGGATCAGCGGAGAAGCATCTAGACTCTCAGAAATTACAG CTAGAAAACAGAGTAGTAGACCAAGAAAATGCAGAAACAAGAACTTCTCTCACTCCAGATGAAAGACTATCTGCAGATGATAAGCCAAATAAAATTTCTGAGGATATTTTGAGGTGCCTATTTAGcattttcttaagaatgagCACATTGAAGAGCAGGGGTACATCAGAAAATTTACCTTCCCTCCCATCATTAGCTTCTCATGGAAGTGGTGAAGAGACAGAGCTACAGGATCCTTATGGCATTTGTTCAGAATTTGGAAAGAGAGATATTGGTCCATATAAGCATTTGTTTTCGATTCAAGCTAGCTCAATCAATCTAAACCGGACGGCAAATTCTTTGTTTCTTGTTCATAGACTGAA GCGCCTCCTCGGGAAACTTGCCTCAGTTAACTTACAGGGCCTAACCCATCAGGAGAAGCTTGCTTTCTGGATCAACACCTATAATTCCTGCATGATGAAT GCATTCCTGGAACATGGAATACCAGGGAATCCAGAGATGGTTGTTGAATTGATGAGGAAG GCAACAATAAATGTGGGGGGACACTTGCTAAACGCAATAACTATTGAACATTTCATCCTGAGGCTGCCTTATCACATAAAATAT ACCTTTCCGAAGGGTGCGAAAAACGATGAGATGACAGCAAGAAGCATCTATGGGTTGGAGTTATCTGAACCATTAGTGACATTTGCACTCTCCTGTGGAAGCTGGTCCTCCCCTGCT GTGAGAGTGTATACTGCATCTCAGGTTGAGAATGAACTGGAAGTTGCAAAAAGAGAGTACTTACAGGCTGCTGTGGGAATCTCAACAACCAAGTTGTTTGCAATCCCAAAGCTGTTGGATTGGTATCTACTTGACTTTGCAAAGGACTTTGAATCATTTCTTGATTGGATTTGCCTTCAGCTACCAAGTGAACTTGGCAAAGAAGCAATCAAGTGCCTGGAAAGAGGAAACAGCGAGCCTCTTTCACAATTTGTCCAAGTTATCCCATATGAGTTCAGTTTCAGGTATCTGCtgcacataaaataa
- the LOC117907907 gene encoding uncharacterized protein LOC117907907 has product MEMEVMIPVASMDFDFTHVDSSGYLSCPSTPKRLGSYYFSAPTSPSRLSEIYRDFDHFSSTKSNGSPPRVPFDWEEKPGTPKSSSKVVTANKDDDFAFDFSEELEKASLSAEELFDGGKIRPLKPPPGLQLGAGAEVLSTRKPPLSSSRSPVLRGKSIVREAFSPRKNKNVDAAADFPRRTEQERGRERGLGLPTSRSGRRTRSLSPFRVSELVWEEEEQQMNKQSSLISKPTTASAITPSSSSKGSKKWRLKDFLLFRSASEGRATDRDPFRKYAGLFRKQDIKNDSFRSIDSSGSMSKRRGPVSAHELHYTVNRAASEDLKKKTFLPYKQGILGRLAFNPALHALTNGFGTLGRG; this is encoded by the coding sequence atggagatggaAGTGATGATACCTGTGGCCTCCATGGATTTTGATTTCACCCATGTTGATTCTTCCGGCTATTTGAGTTGTCCTTCCACGCCCAAGCGTCTTGGGAGCTACTACTTCAGTGCTCCCACGAGTCCCTCCCGCCTCTCTGAGATTTATCGCGACTTTGATCATTTCTCCAGTACCAAATCCAATGGCTCTCCTCCCAGGGTTCCATTTGATTGGGAAGAGAAGCCGGGCACGCCCAAATCATCCTCCAAGGTGGTGACTGCCAACAAGGACGATGATTTCGCGTTTGATTTCAGTGAGGAGCTGGAGAAAGCTTCTCTCTCAGCTGAAGAACTGTTTGATGGCGGCAAGATCCGACCTCTGAAACCTCCACCTGGGTTACAGCTTGGCGCCGGAGCTGAGGTGCTTTCGACTCGTAAGCCGCCTCTTTCATCATCGAGATCACCCGTACTACGTGGTAAAAGCATTGTACGAGAGGCTTTTTCTCCCAGAAAGAATAAAAACGTGGATGCAGCTGCAGACTTCCCTAGAAGAACGGAGcaggagagagggagagaaagagGGTTGGGTTTACCGACGTCGAGGTCAGGCCGGAGAACAAGGTCACTCTCTCCGTTTAGGGTTTCTGAGTTGGTATGGGAAGAAGAAGAGCAGCAGATGAACAAACAATCTTCATTGATTTCAAAGCCTACAACAGCTTCTGCAATAACACCATCGTCGTCATCTAAAGGTTCCAAAAAATGGAGATTGAAGGATTTTCTACTGTTCCGAAGCGCATCGGAAGGACGAGCAACGGATAGAGATCCATTCAGAAAGTACGCGGGGCTGTTCAGGAAACAAGATATCAAGAACGACAGTTTCCGGTCTATAGACAGCTCCGGTTCAATGTCCAAGAGACGTGGACCAGTGTCGGCTCACGAGTTGCATTACACGGTGAACCGGGCTGCTTCAGAGGATCTCAAGAAGAAAACCTTCTTGCCATACAAGCAGGGCATTTTAGGGAGGCTGGCATTCAATCCTGCCCTCCACGCACTCACCAACGGCTTCGGCACCCTTGGGCGTGGTTGA
- the LOC117907520 gene encoding uncharacterized protein LOC117907520 isoform X3 — translation MNTRVRTKLQNMKAPMKHDKDKVEMQGTRGMDAKRATANRRGPSRDRKMALQQDVDKLKKKLRHEENVHRALERAFNRPLGALPRLPPYLPPCTLELLAEVAILEEEVVRLEEQVVHFRQADRRGKENQSYANSTKNNKRDPNYKAQKISTPVKRPPIEHGSAEKHLDSQKLQLENRVVDQENAETRTSLTPDERLSADDKPNKISEDILRCLFSIFLRMSTLKSRGTSENLPSLPSLASHGSGEETELQDPYGICSEFGKRDIGPYKHLFSIQASSINLNRTANSLFLVHRLKRLLGKLASVNLQGLTHQEKLAFWINTYNSCMMNAFLEHGIPGNPEMVVELMRKATINVGGHLLNAITIEHFILRLPYHIKYTFPKGAKNDEMTARSIYGLELSEPLVTFALSCGSWSSPAVRVYTASQVENELEVAKREYLQAAVGISTTKLFAIPKLLDWYLLDFAKDFESFLDWICLQLPSELGKEAIKCLERGNSEPLSQFVQVIPYEFSFRYLLHIK, via the exons GATAAGGTGGAAATGCAGGGCACCAGAGGAATGGATGCCAAGAGAGCAACCGCAAATAGACGAGGACCGAGCAGAGATAGAAAAATGGCCCTACAACAAGAT gtTGATAAGCTAAAGAAGAAGCTTAGACACGAAGAGAATGTCCACAGAGCTTTAGAGAGGGCCTTCAATAGACCTTTGGGAGCTCTACCTCGCCTTCCTCCTTATCTCCCTCCTTGT ACATTGGAGCTTCTTGCTGAAGTAGCTATTCTGGAAGAGGAGGTTGTTCGCCTTGAGGAACAAGTTGTGCACTTTAGACAAG CTGACAGGCGGGGAAAAGAGAATCAGTCATATGCTAACTCTACAAAGAACAACAAGCGAGACCCAAATTATAAAGCCCAAAAAATATCAACTCCAGTGAAAAGACCTCCAATAGAGCATGGATCAGCGGAGAAGCATCTAGACTCTCAGAAATTACAG CTAGAAAACAGAGTAGTAGACCAAGAAAATGCAGAAACAAGAACTTCTCTCACTCCAGATGAAAGACTATCTGCAGATGATAAGCCAAATAAAATTTCTGAGGATATTTTGAGGTGCCTATTTAGcattttcttaagaatgagCACATTGAAGAGCAGGGGTACATCAGAAAATTTACCTTCCCTCCCATCATTAGCTTCTCATGGAAGTGGTGAAGAGACAGAGCTACAGGATCCTTATGGCATTTGTTCAGAATTTGGAAAGAGAGATATTGGTCCATATAAGCATTTGTTTTCGATTCAAGCTAGCTCAATCAATCTAAACCGGACGGCAAATTCTTTGTTTCTTGTTCATAGACTGAA GCGCCTCCTCGGGAAACTTGCCTCAGTTAACTTACAGGGCCTAACCCATCAGGAGAAGCTTGCTTTCTGGATCAACACCTATAATTCCTGCATGATGAAT GCATTCCTGGAACATGGAATACCAGGGAATCCAGAGATGGTTGTTGAATTGATGAGGAAG GCAACAATAAATGTGGGGGGACACTTGCTAAACGCAATAACTATTGAACATTTCATCCTGAGGCTGCCTTATCACATAAAATAT ACCTTTCCGAAGGGTGCGAAAAACGATGAGATGACAGCAAGAAGCATCTATGGGTTGGAGTTATCTGAACCATTAGTGACATTTGCACTCTCCTGTGGAAGCTGGTCCTCCCCTGCT GTGAGAGTGTATACTGCATCTCAGGTTGAGAATGAACTGGAAGTTGCAAAAAGAGAGTACTTACAGGCTGCTGTGGGAATCTCAACAACCAAGTTGTTTGCAATCCCAAAGCTGTTGGATTGGTATCTACTTGACTTTGCAAAGGACTTTGAATCATTTCTTGATTGGATTTGCCTTCAGCTACCAAGTGAACTTGGCAAAGAAGCAATCAAGTGCCTGGAAAGAGGAAACAGCGAGCCTCTTTCACAATTTGTCCAAGTTATCCCATATGAGTTCAGTTTCAGGTATCTGCtgcacataaaataa
- the LOC117907520 gene encoding uncharacterized protein LOC117907520 isoform X1: MNTRVRTKLQNMKAPMKHDKDKVEMQGTRGMDAKRATANRRGPSRDRKMALQQDVDKLKKKLRHEENVHRALERAFNRPLGALPRLPPYLPPCTLELLAEVAILEEEVVRLEEQVVHFRQGLYQEAVYISSSKKNMESLADLYNPYLMRNSKKDQTKFLVQTVDNSATSATRDAPSPPADRRGKENQSYANSTKNNKRDPNYKAQKISTPVKRPPIEHGSAEKHLDSQKLQLENRVVDQENAETRTSLTPDERLSADDKPNKISEDILRCLFSIFLRMSTLKSRGTSENLPSLPSLASHGSGEETELQDPYGICSEFGKRDIGPYKHLFSIQASSINLNRTANSLFLVHRLKRLLGKLASVNLQGLTHQEKLAFWINTYNSCMMNAFLEHGIPGNPEMVVELMRKATINVGGHLLNAITIEHFILRLPYHIKYTFPKGAKNDEMTARSIYGLELSEPLVTFALSCGSWSSPAVRVYTASQVENELEVAKREYLQAAVGISTTKLFAIPKLLDWYLLDFAKDFESFLDWICLQLPSELGKEAIKCLERGNSEPLSQFVQVIPYEFSFRYLLHIK; the protein is encoded by the exons GATAAGGTGGAAATGCAGGGCACCAGAGGAATGGATGCCAAGAGAGCAACCGCAAATAGACGAGGACCGAGCAGAGATAGAAAAATGGCCCTACAACAAGAT gtTGATAAGCTAAAGAAGAAGCTTAGACACGAAGAGAATGTCCACAGAGCTTTAGAGAGGGCCTTCAATAGACCTTTGGGAGCTCTACCTCGCCTTCCTCCTTATCTCCCTCCTTGT ACATTGGAGCTTCTTGCTGAAGTAGCTATTCTGGAAGAGGAGGTTGTTCGCCTTGAGGAACAAGTTGTGCACTTTAGACAAGGTTTGTATCAGGAAGCTGTTTACATTTCATCTTCCAAGAAGAACATGGAGAGTTTGGCTGATTTATATAATCCTTATCTGATGAGAAACTCCAAAAAGGATCAAACAAAGTTTTTAGTTCAAACTGTGGACAATTCAGCCACATCTGCAACCAGGGATGCGCCTTCTCCACCTG CTGACAGGCGGGGAAAAGAGAATCAGTCATATGCTAACTCTACAAAGAACAACAAGCGAGACCCAAATTATAAAGCCCAAAAAATATCAACTCCAGTGAAAAGACCTCCAATAGAGCATGGATCAGCGGAGAAGCATCTAGACTCTCAGAAATTACAG CTAGAAAACAGAGTAGTAGACCAAGAAAATGCAGAAACAAGAACTTCTCTCACTCCAGATGAAAGACTATCTGCAGATGATAAGCCAAATAAAATTTCTGAGGATATTTTGAGGTGCCTATTTAGcattttcttaagaatgagCACATTGAAGAGCAGGGGTACATCAGAAAATTTACCTTCCCTCCCATCATTAGCTTCTCATGGAAGTGGTGAAGAGACAGAGCTACAGGATCCTTATGGCATTTGTTCAGAATTTGGAAAGAGAGATATTGGTCCATATAAGCATTTGTTTTCGATTCAAGCTAGCTCAATCAATCTAAACCGGACGGCAAATTCTTTGTTTCTTGTTCATAGACTGAA GCGCCTCCTCGGGAAACTTGCCTCAGTTAACTTACAGGGCCTAACCCATCAGGAGAAGCTTGCTTTCTGGATCAACACCTATAATTCCTGCATGATGAAT GCATTCCTGGAACATGGAATACCAGGGAATCCAGAGATGGTTGTTGAATTGATGAGGAAG GCAACAATAAATGTGGGGGGACACTTGCTAAACGCAATAACTATTGAACATTTCATCCTGAGGCTGCCTTATCACATAAAATAT ACCTTTCCGAAGGGTGCGAAAAACGATGAGATGACAGCAAGAAGCATCTATGGGTTGGAGTTATCTGAACCATTAGTGACATTTGCACTCTCCTGTGGAAGCTGGTCCTCCCCTGCT GTGAGAGTGTATACTGCATCTCAGGTTGAGAATGAACTGGAAGTTGCAAAAAGAGAGTACTTACAGGCTGCTGTGGGAATCTCAACAACCAAGTTGTTTGCAATCCCAAAGCTGTTGGATTGGTATCTACTTGACTTTGCAAAGGACTTTGAATCATTTCTTGATTGGATTTGCCTTCAGCTACCAAGTGAACTTGGCAAAGAAGCAATCAAGTGCCTGGAAAGAGGAAACAGCGAGCCTCTTTCACAATTTGTCCAAGTTATCCCATATGAGTTCAGTTTCAGGTATCTGCtgcacataaaataa